The following proteins come from a genomic window of Chryseobacterium glaciei:
- the gmk gene encoding guanylate kinase — translation MNKVIIFSAPSGSGKTTLVKHSLEIFNELQFSISCTTRQPRGNEAHAVDYHFLSPDEFRQKISEDAFVEFEEVYTDKYYGTLKSEVEKIWNQGKVVIFDVDVKGGISLKKYFGEKALSIFIEPPSIEELERRLISRNTDDAETIKTRVEKAEEEMSYAKEFDKIVINNDLDIAKEEIESLIKNFIGN, via the coding sequence ATGAATAAAGTTATCATATTTTCAGCGCCGTCAGGAAGCGGAAAAACTACATTAGTAAAGCATTCTTTGGAGATATTTAATGAGCTCCAATTTTCAATTTCTTGTACTACAAGACAACCGAGAGGAAATGAAGCCCATGCAGTGGATTATCATTTTTTAAGTCCTGATGAATTCAGACAAAAAATTTCGGAAGATGCTTTTGTAGAATTTGAAGAAGTGTATACTGATAAATATTACGGTACTTTAAAATCTGAAGTTGAAAAGATCTGGAATCAGGGAAAAGTAGTGATTTTTGATGTTGATGTAAAAGGCGGAATTTCTTTAAAAAAATATTTTGGAGAAAAAGCCTTATCTATTTTCATTGAACCACCTTCCATTGAAGAATTGGAACGAAGATTGATTTCCAGAAACACAGATGATGCAGAAACCATCAAAACCCGCGTAGAAAAGGCAGAAGAAGAAATGTCTTACGCAAAAGAATTTGATAAAATCGTGATCAATAACGATCTGGATATTGCAAAAGAAGAAATAGAAAGTTTAATAAAAAATTTTATTGGGAATTAA